Proteins from one Corallococcus exiguus genomic window:
- the fmt gene encoding methionyl-tRNA formyltransferase, with amino-acid sequence MSSRPRIVFMGTPEFAVASLEACFDVGDVVAVVTQPDKPKGRGNAVTAPPVKERALEKGIPVLQPQKLRTPPFSEELRQYAPDVCVVTAYGKILPKDLLALPVKGCVNVHASLLPRFRGAAPIQWAIEHGDSETGVSLMVMDEGLDTGPVLAMKRLPIAPDETSATLHAKLSALGGDILRESLPRYLRGELTPQPQPSEGMVLAPIIDKENGKLDFAKSAVELDRRLRAFTPWPGAYTLLGGKVFKVHRMRPAEGKGAPGTVLSAGPEGIEVACGEGSLVLLEVQPEGKRVMRAADFLSGNRLQPGSQPFTS; translated from the coding sequence ATGAGCAGCCGACCCCGCATCGTCTTCATGGGCACGCCCGAGTTCGCCGTGGCCTCGCTGGAGGCCTGCTTCGACGTGGGCGACGTCGTGGCCGTCGTCACCCAGCCGGACAAGCCCAAGGGCCGGGGCAACGCCGTCACCGCGCCGCCCGTAAAGGAGCGCGCGCTGGAGAAGGGCATCCCCGTGCTCCAGCCGCAGAAGCTGCGCACGCCGCCGTTCTCCGAGGAGCTGCGCCAGTACGCCCCCGACGTCTGCGTGGTGACGGCGTACGGAAAGATTCTCCCCAAGGACCTGCTGGCGCTTCCGGTGAAGGGCTGCGTGAACGTGCACGCGTCGCTGCTGCCTCGCTTCCGGGGCGCCGCGCCCATCCAGTGGGCCATCGAGCACGGCGACAGCGAGACGGGCGTGTCGCTGATGGTGATGGACGAGGGCCTGGACACCGGCCCCGTGCTGGCGATGAAGCGGCTGCCCATCGCGCCGGACGAGACGAGCGCCACGCTGCACGCGAAGCTGTCCGCGCTGGGCGGCGACATCCTGCGCGAGTCCCTGCCGCGCTACCTCCGCGGCGAGCTGACGCCCCAGCCCCAGCCCTCCGAGGGCATGGTGCTGGCGCCCATCATCGACAAGGAGAACGGCAAGCTGGACTTCGCGAAGTCCGCAGTGGAGCTGGACCGCCGCCTGCGGGCCTTCACTCCGTGGCCCGGTGCGTACACGCTGCTGGGTGGCAAGGTCTTCAAGGTGCACCGGATGCGGCCCGCGGAAGGGAAGGGTGCACCCGGCACCGTGCTGTCAGCGGGGCCAGAGGGCATCGAGGTTGCTTGCGGCGAGGGCTCGCTCGTCCTCCTGGAGGTCCAGCCAGAGGGCAAGCGGGTGATGCGCGCGGCGGACTTCCTCTCCGGCAACAGATTGCAGCCGGGCAGTCAGCCGTTCACGTCTTGA
- a CDS encoding type II 3-dehydroquinate dehydratase — protein MGMKLLVLHGPNLNLLGEREDVVGGRLTDLDAALRAKAKELGLTLTIVQSNHEGVLIDTIHAERKNVEGILINPAGYFTSYALKEALEAVGLPAIEVLLKPPARESVVAEACAMQVLGLHGFDPYIQALETFASGIFHPAIPGPVKSLGRRKKGVGPEDEDSRPKPKLVGRVHPLKKDDAPEPTPLVTTPARSLRRTAEAGGPLKTLGRKSVPTVVQTDGKPGKTLGRAARGGSTPASDLLTRALVRQKIADRLAGRLSEAELATWARAKYQQVQRGEPAESGHRELLEDSLQSLTLSHLPATRMSDEQLVDLMTRLEEG, from the coding sequence ATGGGCATGAAGCTGCTGGTGTTGCACGGACCGAACCTCAACCTCCTGGGCGAGCGTGAGGACGTCGTGGGGGGCCGCCTGACGGACCTCGACGCGGCCCTGCGCGCGAAGGCGAAGGAGCTGGGACTGACGCTGACCATCGTCCAGTCCAATCACGAGGGCGTCCTCATCGACACGATCCACGCCGAGCGCAAGAACGTGGAGGGCATCCTCATCAACCCGGCGGGCTACTTCACGTCCTACGCGCTGAAAGAGGCGCTGGAGGCGGTGGGGCTGCCCGCCATCGAGGTGCTGCTCAAGCCGCCCGCCCGCGAGTCCGTGGTGGCGGAAGCGTGCGCCATGCAGGTGCTGGGGCTGCACGGCTTCGACCCGTACATCCAGGCGCTGGAGACCTTCGCGAGCGGCATCTTCCACCCGGCCATCCCCGGGCCGGTGAAGTCGCTGGGCCGCCGCAAGAAGGGCGTCGGGCCCGAGGACGAAGACTCGCGTCCGAAGCCCAAGCTGGTGGGCCGCGTGCACCCGCTCAAGAAGGACGACGCGCCGGAGCCCACGCCATTGGTCACCACGCCCGCGCGGTCGCTGCGGCGCACGGCGGAGGCCGGGGGGCCGCTGAAGACGCTGGGCCGCAAGTCCGTGCCCACGGTCGTGCAGACGGACGGCAAGCCGGGAAAGACGCTGGGCCGCGCGGCGAGGGGTGGATCCACGCCCGCGTCGGACCTGCTCACCCGGGCGCTCGTGCGCCAGAAGATCGCGGACCGGCTGGCCGGACGGCTCAGTGAAGCGGAGCTGGCCACCTGGGCCCGCGCGAAGTATCAGCAGGTCCAGCGTGGTGAACCGGCGGAGAGCGGCCACCGCGAGCTGCTGGAGGACAGCCTCCAGAGCCTCACTTTGTCCCATCTGCCCGCGACGCGGATGTCGGACGAGCAACTGGTGGACCTGATGACCCGGCTGGAAGAAGGATGA
- the rsmB gene encoding 16S rRNA (cytosine(967)-C(5))-methyltransferase RsmB has product MSARILAINILARVRATDAYLNVVLDTVLSETPPKDPRDAALVTELTYGTTRRQLALDYAITRFADRKLDALEDKVLAALRVGAYQLFHTRVPARAAVAETVQALKDVGLGRAAGFTNAILRKLSELPSPPLPSQKDPVEYLSVRESHPRWLVERWIRQFGRERAEAMLVANNLPPAVVIRANTSKVTRDALLAQLKDVGVEARATEASPVGIILPPVGRVEDVYGYSEGLWQVQDEAAQLVGVYGAIPETARVLDACAAPGGKACHQAETHDVVAVDLHANKLRKIESEAHRLGLSGRLKAYAHDASEPFPESWGEFHALVVDAPCTGLGTLRRHPELRYRRKEEDVARLATLQRRILENCQEAVPAGGLLVYAVCTPEPQEGQDQVDMFLRSHPEWTAEPPVLPGLKLPLAQAWLRTLPGPEGYDGFFAARLRKLY; this is encoded by the coding sequence ATGAGCGCCCGTATCCTCGCCATCAACATCCTCGCGCGCGTGCGCGCGACGGATGCCTACCTCAACGTGGTGCTGGACACGGTCCTGTCGGAGACGCCTCCGAAGGACCCCCGCGACGCGGCGCTCGTCACCGAATTGACCTACGGCACGACCCGGCGGCAGCTCGCGCTGGACTACGCCATCACCCGCTTCGCGGACCGCAAGCTGGACGCGCTGGAGGACAAGGTCCTGGCCGCCCTGCGCGTGGGCGCCTACCAGCTCTTCCACACCCGCGTGCCCGCGCGCGCCGCCGTGGCGGAGACGGTCCAAGCCCTCAAGGACGTGGGGCTCGGGCGCGCGGCGGGCTTCACCAACGCCATCCTGCGCAAGCTGTCAGAGCTGCCCTCGCCGCCGCTGCCCTCCCAGAAGGACCCGGTGGAGTACCTGTCCGTGCGCGAGAGCCACCCGCGCTGGCTGGTGGAGCGGTGGATCCGCCAGTTCGGCCGCGAGCGCGCGGAGGCGATGCTCGTCGCCAACAACCTGCCGCCCGCCGTCGTCATCCGCGCCAACACCTCCAAGGTGACGCGCGACGCGCTGCTCGCGCAGCTGAAGGACGTGGGCGTGGAGGCGCGCGCCACGGAGGCCTCGCCCGTGGGCATCATCCTGCCGCCCGTGGGCCGCGTGGAGGACGTGTACGGCTACTCGGAAGGGCTGTGGCAGGTGCAGGACGAGGCCGCGCAGCTGGTGGGCGTCTATGGCGCCATCCCGGAGACGGCGCGCGTGCTGGACGCGTGCGCGGCGCCGGGCGGCAAGGCCTGCCACCAGGCGGAGACGCACGACGTCGTCGCGGTGGACCTGCACGCCAACAAGCTGCGGAAGATTGAATCGGAGGCCCACCGCCTGGGACTGTCCGGGCGCCTGAAGGCCTACGCGCACGACGCGTCCGAGCCGTTCCCCGAAAGCTGGGGCGAGTTCCACGCGCTGGTGGTGGACGCGCCGTGCACCGGGCTGGGCACGCTGCGCCGGCACCCGGAGCTGCGCTACCGCCGCAAGGAGGAGGACGTGGCCCGGCTGGCGACGCTCCAGCGGCGCATCCTGGAGAACTGCCAGGAAGCGGTGCCGGCGGGCGGCCTGCTCGTCTATGCCGTCTGCACGCCGGAGCCGCAGGAGGGGCAGGACCAGGTGGACATGTTCCTGCGCAGCCACCCGGAGTGGACGGCCGAGCCGCCCGTGCTGCCCGGCCTCAAGCTGCCGCTCGCCCAGGCCTGGCTGCGCACGCTGCCCGGGCCGGAAGGCTACGACGGCTTCTTCGCGGCCCGGCTGCGCAAGCTCTACTGA
- a CDS encoding LysR family transcriptional regulator: MQLESLKMFCDVVETGSFSRAAQLNHVTQSAVSQQIRALENRYEQKLLSRSARQVTPTPAGERLFRGCKEILARFAEVEQEIREQATEVQGATTVSTIYSVGLHELNVVQKQLLKTHPKVNMRLNYRRNDQVYDDVILGAAEIGIVAYPQPRAGVDILPFRDDKLAVVCAPTHPFASKTKVSVTALSGVPFIAFDREAPTRKALDRLFREKNIDINPVMEMDNVETIKRAVEMGLGVAILPLATAHAEIKNSSLVAKPFAEGPVSRPIGLLIRKGKYLDRASAAVLEAFKQASLLPQDD; this comes from the coding sequence ATGCAGCTCGAATCGTTGAAGATGTTCTGTGACGTGGTCGAGACAGGTTCGTTCTCGCGCGCGGCGCAGCTCAATCACGTGACCCAGTCGGCGGTGAGTCAGCAGATTCGCGCGCTGGAGAACCGCTACGAGCAGAAGCTGCTCTCTCGCAGCGCGCGGCAGGTGACGCCCACGCCCGCGGGCGAGCGCCTGTTCCGGGGCTGCAAGGAGATATTGGCGCGCTTCGCGGAGGTGGAGCAGGAGATCCGCGAGCAGGCCACGGAGGTCCAGGGCGCGACCACCGTGTCCACCATCTACTCGGTGGGTCTGCACGAGCTGAACGTGGTGCAGAAGCAGCTCTTGAAGACGCACCCCAAGGTCAACATGCGCCTGAACTACCGGCGCAATGATCAGGTCTACGACGACGTGATTCTGGGCGCCGCGGAGATTGGCATCGTGGCCTATCCGCAGCCGCGCGCGGGCGTGGACATCCTGCCGTTCCGCGACGACAAGCTGGCGGTGGTCTGCGCGCCCACCCACCCGTTCGCCAGCAAGACGAAGGTGAGCGTCACCGCGCTGTCAGGCGTGCCTTTCATCGCCTTCGACCGGGAAGCCCCCACGCGCAAGGCATTGGACCGCCTGTTCCGCGAGAAGAACATCGACATCAATCCGGTGATGGAGATGGACAACGTGGAGACCATCAAGCGCGCGGTGGAGATGGGCCTGGGCGTGGCCATCCTCCCGCTCGCCACGGCCCACGCCGAAATCAAGAACAGCTCGCTGGTGGCGAAGCCCTTCGCGGAGGGGCCGGTGTCGCGCCCCATTGGCCTGCTCATCCGCAAGGGCAAGTACCTGGACCGCGCGTCCGCGGCGGTGCTGGAAGCCTTCAAGCAGGCCTCCCTGCTTCCGCAGGACGACTGA
- a CDS encoding MJ1255/VC2487 family glycosyltransferase, whose translation MRILYGVVGEGMGHATRSRVLLEALTKEHEVHIVVSGRAQNYLAQRFQNVHGIWGLTIAYEGNSVKKWQTVLQNLKGAVTGWPQNVRQYFDLVEGFKPDVVVSDFETFSYLFAKNHRLPVISVDNMQIINRCQHDPALLAGHEESFEATRAIVKAKLPGAFHYLATTFFYPPVRKRRTTLAPSILRPEILAAKPEAGEHLLVYQTSTTNTQLPEILKQSGVPCRVYGLRRDLKEDVVEGNLTYRPFSEAGFIDDLRTARAVVAGGGYTLMSEAVYLHKPLLSIPVGGQFEQVLNALYLERLGYGMYVKELSLDALKTFLSRVPACAESLKGYEQDGNVKILAALNDQLAQAYEHRGHWRMELAEMDGKA comes from the coding sequence ATGCGAATCCTGTATGGGGTCGTCGGCGAAGGGATGGGCCACGCCACGCGCTCGCGCGTGTTGCTGGAGGCGCTGACGAAGGAGCACGAGGTCCACATCGTGGTGTCCGGGCGGGCGCAGAACTACCTGGCCCAGCGCTTCCAGAACGTGCACGGCATCTGGGGCCTGACCATCGCCTACGAAGGCAACTCGGTGAAGAAGTGGCAGACGGTGCTGCAGAACCTGAAGGGCGCCGTGACGGGCTGGCCGCAGAACGTGCGCCAGTACTTCGACCTGGTGGAGGGCTTCAAGCCGGACGTGGTGGTGAGCGACTTCGAGACGTTCAGCTACCTGTTCGCGAAGAACCACCGGTTGCCCGTCATCAGCGTGGACAACATGCAGATCATCAACCGCTGCCAGCACGACCCGGCGCTGCTCGCGGGCCACGAGGAGAGCTTCGAGGCCACGCGCGCCATCGTGAAGGCGAAGCTGCCCGGGGCCTTCCACTACCTGGCCACGACGTTCTTCTACCCGCCGGTGCGCAAGCGCCGCACCACGCTGGCCCCGTCCATCCTCCGGCCCGAAATCCTGGCGGCGAAGCCGGAGGCCGGGGAGCACCTGCTCGTGTACCAGACGTCGACGACGAACACGCAGCTGCCCGAAATCCTCAAGCAGTCCGGCGTGCCGTGCCGCGTGTATGGCCTGCGCCGCGACCTCAAGGAGGACGTGGTGGAGGGCAACCTCACCTACCGGCCCTTCAGCGAGGCGGGCTTCATCGACGACCTGCGCACCGCGCGCGCGGTGGTGGCGGGCGGCGGCTATACGCTGATGAGCGAGGCCGTGTACCTGCACAAGCCGCTGCTCAGCATCCCCGTGGGTGGCCAGTTCGAACAGGTGCTCAATGCCCTCTATCTGGAGCGGCTGGGGTACGGGATGTATGTGAAGGAATTGAGCCTGGACGCGCTGAAGACGTTCCTCTCACGCGTGCCCGCCTGCGCGGAGTCCCTCAAGGGCTACGAGCAGGACGGGAACGTGAAGATTCTCGCCGCGCTGAATGATCAGCTGGCGCAGGCCTACGAGCACCGCGGCCACTGGCGCATGGAGCTGGCGGAGATGGACGGCAAGGCTTAG
- a CDS encoding SDR family NAD(P)-dependent oxidoreductase, translating to MADRRHTERRGFSLGALAAGVGAVVGLKRALRPRYNFQGKTVVITGGSRGLGLVMARMFLKEGARVAICGRDVESLQRAHADLERMGGEVLTLRCDVRDQVQVDAMVGAVHEHWGAVDVLINNAGVIMVGPLESMTLEDFEEAVDVHLWGPLYTTLAVAPAMKARGEGRIVNVASMGGKLSIPHLVPYSASKFALVGLSDGLRTELAQDGIRVTTACPSLIRTGSPRNASFKGDHEKEYAWFHVSNSMMGVSMSAERVARKIIEACRRGDAEALVGMPAKLGAVGRALAPNLTARVLDAVNRRLPQDSTPERHKGSESETPLTRSWLTEMSRRAAERNNENEVSLH from the coding sequence ATGGCTGACCGACGACACACCGAGCGAAGGGGCTTCTCCCTGGGCGCGCTGGCCGCCGGGGTGGGGGCCGTCGTGGGGCTGAAGCGCGCGCTGCGTCCGCGCTACAACTTCCAGGGCAAGACGGTCGTCATCACTGGAGGCTCCCGGGGGCTGGGCTTGGTGATGGCGCGCATGTTCCTGAAGGAGGGCGCGCGCGTGGCCATCTGCGGACGCGACGTCGAGTCGCTCCAGCGCGCCCACGCGGACCTGGAGCGCATGGGCGGCGAGGTGCTCACCCTGCGCTGCGACGTGCGCGACCAGGTGCAGGTGGACGCGATGGTGGGCGCGGTCCACGAGCATTGGGGCGCGGTGGACGTGCTCATCAACAACGCGGGCGTCATCATGGTGGGCCCGCTGGAGTCCATGACGCTGGAGGACTTCGAGGAGGCGGTGGACGTCCACCTGTGGGGGCCGCTGTACACGACGCTCGCGGTGGCGCCGGCCATGAAGGCGCGCGGCGAGGGCCGCATCGTCAACGTGGCCTCCATGGGCGGCAAGCTGAGCATCCCGCACCTGGTGCCGTACTCCGCGAGCAAGTTCGCGCTGGTGGGCCTGTCGGACGGACTGCGCACGGAGCTGGCCCAGGACGGCATCCGCGTGACGACGGCGTGCCCGTCCCTCATCCGCACGGGCAGCCCGCGCAACGCGAGCTTCAAGGGCGACCACGAGAAGGAGTACGCGTGGTTCCACGTGAGCAACTCGATGATGGGCGTGTCCATGAGCGCCGAGCGCGTGGCGCGTAAAATCATCGAAGCCTGCCGCCGGGGTGACGCGGAGGCGCTGGTGGGCATGCCCGCGAAGCTGGGCGCGGTGGGACGCGCGCTGGCGCCCAACCTCACCGCGCGCGTCCTGGACGCCGTCAACCGGCGGCTGCCCCAGGACAGCACCCCGGAGCGGCACAAAGGCAGCGAGAGCGAGACGCCCCTCACCCGCTCCTGGCTCACGGAGATGAGCCGCCGCGCGGCGGAGCGCAACAACGAGAACGAGGTGTCCCTGCACTGA
- a CDS encoding peroxiredoxin family protein translates to MASTKIPLTLLDPDGGWVNAPVHVSELDGLPVLLHFWTMDCEDCAKQFEAVNQWVVDYGPKGLKVIGVDVTHNETELRDTNKVEGFAREHGLRYPIAMDDGSMAKAYGVDKHPAFLLFGTDGRLKNRIGGKDAVRRVRTLLKDLPGQEPPALHGEVSREQEDQVAASNP, encoded by the coding sequence ATGGCCTCGACGAAAATCCCGCTCACGCTGCTGGACCCGGATGGCGGGTGGGTGAACGCCCCCGTCCACGTCTCGGAGCTCGACGGACTGCCCGTCCTCCTCCACTTCTGGACCATGGACTGCGAGGACTGCGCGAAGCAGTTCGAGGCCGTGAACCAGTGGGTGGTGGACTACGGGCCCAAGGGCCTGAAGGTCATTGGCGTGGACGTCACCCACAACGAGACGGAGCTCCGGGACACCAACAAGGTGGAGGGCTTCGCGCGCGAGCACGGCCTGCGCTACCCCATCGCCATGGACGACGGCTCCATGGCCAAGGCCTACGGCGTGGACAAGCACCCCGCCTTCCTCCTCTTCGGCACGGATGGGCGGCTGAAGAACCGCATCGGCGGCAAGGACGCCGTGCGCCGCGTGCGCACGCTGCTCAAGGACCTGCCTGGCCAGGAGCCTCCCGCGCTCCACGGAGAGGTGTCCCGAGAGCAGGAGGACCAGGTCGCGGCCTCCAATCCCTGA
- a CDS encoding aminotransferase class I/II-fold pyridoxal phosphate-dependent enzyme, which produces MRIPDFELERYFARWEFAAPYLLCSSDIEGWRMADLLALASPEDRARWDGLTLGYTETPGMPALREAIASMYPGLISEDVLTFAGAQEAMFVAMNVQLGPGTHAVVTWPGYQSLYEVARSVGADVTLLPLREEDGWALDLDALTAALRPDTRMVVVNFPHNPTGSLPDRATFQKLCALCEARGIHLFSDEVYRLLEYDANDTLPPAASCLTKGVSLGVMSKAFGLAGLRVGWLATRDAALLARCRAFKDYTSLCNSAPSELLSLIALRARERVLERSRGLLTANLARLDDFFARHADTFHWVRPRAGSVAFPRLLRNIPVARFTESLITREGVLLLPGDVYGFPGNHFRLGLGRANLPEALERLERFVRDGALDALG; this is translated from the coding sequence ATGCGCATCCCCGACTTCGAACTGGAGCGGTACTTCGCGCGGTGGGAGTTCGCCGCGCCCTACCTCCTGTGCTCCTCCGACATCGAGGGCTGGCGCATGGCGGACCTGCTGGCGCTCGCGTCGCCGGAGGACCGCGCCCGCTGGGACGGGCTGACGCTCGGCTACACGGAGACGCCCGGCATGCCCGCGCTGCGCGAGGCCATCGCCAGCATGTACCCGGGCCTCATCTCCGAGGATGTCCTCACCTTCGCGGGCGCGCAGGAGGCGATGTTCGTCGCGATGAACGTCCAGTTGGGGCCCGGCACGCACGCCGTCGTCACCTGGCCGGGCTACCAGTCGCTCTACGAAGTCGCGCGCTCCGTGGGCGCGGACGTGACGCTGCTGCCCCTGCGGGAGGAGGACGGCTGGGCCCTGGACCTGGACGCGCTCACGGCGGCGCTGCGCCCGGACACGCGCATGGTCGTGGTGAACTTCCCGCACAACCCCACGGGCTCGCTGCCGGACCGCGCCACCTTCCAGAAGCTGTGCGCGCTGTGCGAGGCGCGCGGCATCCACCTCTTCTCCGACGAGGTGTACCGCCTGCTGGAGTACGACGCGAACGACACGCTGCCGCCCGCCGCGTCGTGTCTCACGAAGGGCGTGAGCCTGGGCGTGATGTCCAAGGCGTTCGGCCTCGCGGGCCTGCGCGTGGGCTGGCTCGCCACCCGGGACGCGGCGCTGCTCGCGCGCTGCCGCGCCTTCAAGGACTACACCTCGCTCTGCAACAGCGCCCCCAGCGAGCTGTTGTCCCTCATCGCGCTGCGCGCCCGTGAACGCGTGCTGGAGCGCAGCCGCGGCCTGCTCACCGCGAACCTCGCGCGGCTGGATGACTTCTTCGCGCGCCACGCGGACACCTTCCACTGGGTGCGCCCGCGCGCCGGCAGCGTGGCCTTCCCCCGTCTGCTGCGAAACATCCCGGTGGCTCGTTTCACTGAGTCACTGATTACCCGTGAGGGTGTGTTGCTGTTGCCGGGCGACGTGTATGGCTTTCCGGGCAATCACTTCCGGTTGGGGTTGGGACGCGCCAACCTGCCGGAAGCACTGGAGCGGCTGGAACGCTTCGTGCGAGACGGCGCCCTGGACGCGCTGGGATGA
- a CDS encoding PP2C family protein-serine/threonine phosphatase — protein MRFECAGQTHIGRRPHNEDAYCVLPERGLFVVADGLGGQEGGEVASQCVVDTFAGFSDRLDRDRDGTWPDAVDPARSREENYLAACTALAQRTLRVRRVGKLKEMASTVVALAVGERSAAVAHVGDSRLYRLREGQLESLTRDHSLIEELRAAGREPPGNPANLRHLITRALGTENAEPTVQWLETQPGDVFLLCSDGLYEPLGPEVMKEQLHAPSAQAACDALVTAAYEAGGRDNITAVVLRVAA, from the coding sequence ATGAGATTCGAGTGCGCGGGGCAGACCCACATCGGGCGGCGCCCGCACAATGAAGATGCGTACTGCGTGCTGCCCGAACGCGGGTTGTTCGTCGTGGCGGACGGCCTGGGGGGACAGGAGGGCGGGGAGGTCGCCAGCCAGTGCGTGGTGGACACCTTCGCGGGGTTCAGCGACCGGCTGGACCGCGACCGCGACGGCACCTGGCCGGACGCGGTGGATCCCGCGCGAAGCCGCGAGGAGAACTACCTGGCCGCGTGCACGGCGCTCGCCCAGCGCACGTTGCGCGTGCGCCGCGTGGGCAAGCTCAAGGAGATGGCCTCCACGGTGGTGGCGCTCGCGGTGGGGGAGCGCAGCGCGGCGGTGGCCCATGTGGGCGACAGCCGCCTGTACCGCCTGCGCGAGGGCCAGCTGGAGTCGCTCACGCGCGACCACTCGCTCATCGAGGAGCTGCGCGCCGCGGGGCGCGAGCCGCCCGGCAATCCGGCCAACCTGCGCCACCTCATCACCCGCGCCCTGGGCACGGAGAACGCGGAGCCCACCGTGCAGTGGCTGGAGACGCAGCCCGGGGATGTCTTCCTCCTGTGCTCGGACGGCCTGTATGAGCCCCTGGGTCCAGAGGTGATGAAGGAGCAGCTGCACGCTCCCTCCGCCCAGGCCGCGTGTGACGCGCTCGTGACCGCCGCGTACGAGGCCGGTGGCCGCGACAACATCACCGCTGTCGTACTGCGCGTGGCGGCCTGA